A DNA window from Halomonas zincidurans B6 contains the following coding sequences:
- a CDS encoding DUF721 domain-containing protein: protein MSIKAKRFRAQPTTTLLDGNGRRGSELNGLMRVANVIGRAQEHLRSHLPEEVRGHLFVGGYRQGKLTLITDRAVWLTWLRYEQARLLELLRQLPELEAVTGLTFKVRPIVPPRVPISQPRALSSQAADELSSCARDTDNPRLKRALERLAAHAEPSTGAD from the coding sequence TAAAGGCTAAGCGTTTTCGCGCCCAGCCCACCACAACGCTACTCGACGGTAACGGCCGTCGCGGCTCGGAACTCAACGGCCTGATGCGTGTAGCCAATGTGATTGGTCGCGCGCAAGAACACTTACGCAGCCACCTGCCCGAAGAAGTGCGCGGCCATCTTTTCGTCGGCGGCTATCGTCAAGGCAAGCTCACGCTGATCACCGATCGCGCCGTCTGGTTGACCTGGCTTCGCTACGAGCAGGCACGTCTGCTCGAGCTATTACGCCAATTGCCCGAACTCGAAGCCGTTACCGGACTGACTTTCAAGGTGCGTCCAATCGTGCCACCCAGGGTGCCGATCAGCCAACCACGCGCCTTGTCGAGCCAGGCGGCCGACGAACTCTCGAGCTGCGCCCGCGACACCGACAATCCGCGCCTGAAGCGAGCGCTCGAGCGCTTGGCGGCTCATGCAGAGCCGTCGACTGGTGCAGACTAG